A stretch of the Parabacteroides timonensis genome encodes the following:
- the fimD gene encoding fimbrial tip adhesin FimD: MKLNNIYIIQFISALVLLFSSCSQEELAGEPDAVSGSGKIAIRLSQSGITRADTEIGEDDLNENLIKTLDVFIYREDQESCSFYQHITPSPEQTGSGEYTVILGATQDQFVRNATYNTYVVTNYSGSIPAAGLTRSNLQALNVSALNPDKIQDSFLMDGTAANILNDGRIVNKEIAVSLKRAAAKIRISTAYTNNFHALTGGTITKKLFQYATNASALESGNTVIPQLQSMSGFTGITPGTGTDKIVVYSYPNDWRQQKQNETYLIVNIPATGPDGTEYAQNYYKVPVNFRLPSDDTANPSEEQEAERDAIYKLERNHLYDVTVLVDQPGSPTPETATEISANYTIKDWTTKEILVSLEGFNFIYVEDTDIKLPNSTNFMTTFQSSTPDVEIGDITVNGQAITNGNQGVLISCSQGVKTGDITINSTLPENFVAKEIAFTVHNGVGLTQKVTVIQYPALYIGSDISADAPGGSQGQNNNKMFVIGSFVADFSSLPDPDEFDEDFGTGYTHYAANPALGKSYAQYIRNNAILGHPLTDSNGVTIDTEENNRRISPRLMLASQHGVTTADSYLNSRNKCAAYVENDATTNETYSDWRMPTLAEVYLIDVLQNIKVAEVKKILEGSWYWSARASSTVQFIDPRVGNTGSFNPLNSSVRCVRDVKF; the protein is encoded by the coding sequence ATGAAACTAAATAATATCTACATCATTCAATTTATCTCGGCACTGGTCCTGCTGTTCTCTTCCTGTAGCCAGGAAGAACTGGCAGGCGAGCCGGATGCAGTCTCCGGTTCCGGCAAAATAGCCATTAGGCTGTCGCAATCGGGTATCACCCGTGCCGATACGGAAATTGGGGAGGACGATCTGAATGAAAACCTGATCAAAACACTGGACGTTTTCATTTACAGGGAAGACCAGGAGTCTTGTTCTTTCTACCAGCACATCACCCCTTCTCCCGAGCAGACAGGAAGCGGGGAATATACCGTTATACTGGGTGCTACGCAAGATCAGTTTGTCCGGAATGCGACTTATAATACGTATGTGGTAACTAATTATAGCGGAAGTATACCTGCCGCTGGTCTTACACGTTCCAACTTGCAAGCATTGAACGTTTCAGCGTTGAACCCCGATAAGATACAGGATAGTTTTCTTATGGATGGTACTGCCGCCAATATTCTGAATGACGGACGTATCGTCAACAAAGAAATTGCCGTATCATTAAAACGGGCGGCAGCAAAAATCAGGATCTCCACCGCTTACACGAATAATTTCCATGCATTAACCGGTGGAACTATCACTAAAAAGCTGTTCCAGTATGCAACAAATGCATCTGCTCTGGAAAGCGGGAATACTGTTATTCCTCAGCTACAGAGTATGTCGGGTTTTACTGGTATTACCCCGGGGACAGGAACAGACAAGATCGTTGTCTACTCCTATCCGAACGACTGGAGACAGCAAAAACAGAACGAGACTTACCTGATCGTGAATATTCCGGCAACAGGTCCCGACGGTACGGAGTATGCGCAGAACTATTACAAAGTACCGGTCAATTTCCGTCTTCCGTCAGATGATACGGCAAATCCATCGGAAGAACAGGAAGCCGAACGCGATGCAATATATAAACTGGAACGTAACCATCTATATGATGTAACGGTACTGGTAGACCAGCCGGGATCACCGACACCAGAGACAGCAACAGAGATCAGTGCCAATTACACAATCAAAGACTGGACTACCAAAGAGATACTTGTATCTTTGGAAGGTTTCAACTTTATCTATGTAGAAGATACCGATATTAAGTTGCCCAACAGTACCAATTTCATGACAACATTCCAATCGTCGACACCGGATGTAGAGATAGGAGATATCACTGTCAACGGCCAGGCAATTACAAACGGAAACCAGGGAGTACTTATCAGTTGTTCGCAGGGAGTAAAAACCGGTGATATCACTATAAACAGTACACTTCCGGAGAATTTCGTAGCGAAAGAAATCGCCTTCACCGTTCACAACGGCGTAGGCCTGACACAGAAAGTAACGGTTATACAGTATCCGGCCTTATACATAGGTTCCGATATATCAGCAGATGCTCCGGGCGGAAGCCAGGGACAGAATAATAATAAAATGTTCGTTATCGGTTCTTTCGTTGCCGACTTCTCTTCCTTACCTGATCCCGACGAGTTCGATGAAGACTTCGGAACTGGCTATACACATTATGCCGCTAATCCGGCATTAGGAAAATCATACGCCCAATATATCAGGAATAATGCAATATTGGGACATCCTTTGACTGACAGTAACGGCGTAACGATCGACACGGAAGAAAATAACCGGCGTATATCTCCCCGTCTTATGCTGGCTTCGCAACACGGGGTGACAACAGCAGACAGCTACCTGAATTCAAGGAATAAATGTGCGGCTTATGTTGAAAACGACGCCACGACTAACGAGACGTATTCGGACTGGCGTATGCCTACATTGGCTGAAGTTTATCTGATCGACGTGCTTCAGAATATCAAGGTGGCTGAAGTTAAAAAGATTCTGGAAGGCAGCTGGTACTGGAGTGCCAGAGCCAGTTCCACCGTTCAGTTCATAGATCCCAGGGTGGGGAATACAGGTTCCTTCAACCCGTTGAACTCATCGGTACGTTGTGTCAGGGATGTCAAATTTTAA
- a CDS encoding DUF4906 domain-containing protein, with amino-acid sequence MKRYNNYIASIGFFIVALLVTSCSDEEDIEQTSLEMNARLNLTISTRATADDLIKGGDGKFSSLALYIFNKTDGKCEYSELIPVITPQYVDELTRSIQVSPQDKIIYAIGNYNDEGKEYSIIPDESKPLSELDTMTITNKNGFTDTSLLMVGRQVVEIDGLVTEATIQMERLVSRLDVYMFKSRRLESKEVIVKSIELVNQIINTRGEYQNTIMVSPVKTKNDLRVIDSNNVLGIMPEDLSGITPDNATESFYSYQNIAASATPDSTVTPYLLITADIDGETHRYKGYITDGGQTIDKYSLKRNTVYRIMAMLDNPDNMLILKTTTLPWTKSTSQIGHVVNEGDYSFGANNTEATTGIVQYPYVLNGESQNNTSYASYNFQLTAPAGAIWTATLTNGLEFTFGTEGSTNGKLAISKGIAGNNTYEIKVGASRPWNSTIRKAYLYITVEGKKLNINPVQSNGQRALPGDNDTDVLITQTEYK; translated from the coding sequence ATGAAAAGGTATAACAATTATATAGCGTCAATAGGGTTCTTCATTGTCGCCTTGCTGGTTACATCCTGTAGTGACGAAGAGGACATCGAACAGACAAGCCTGGAAATGAATGCCCGGCTGAACCTGACGATCTCCACCCGCGCAACAGCAGACGACCTGATAAAAGGAGGAGACGGTAAGTTTTCGAGCCTGGCTCTTTACATCTTTAATAAGACGGATGGTAAGTGTGAATACTCAGAGCTGATCCCGGTTATCACCCCGCAATATGTGGATGAACTGACCCGGTCGATCCAGGTTTCCCCACAAGACAAAATTATTTATGCTATCGGTAATTATAATGATGAGGGAAAAGAATACTCCATAATACCGGATGAATCGAAACCCTTATCGGAACTGGATACGATGACTATAACAAACAAAAACGGGTTTACGGATACTAGTCTGTTAATGGTAGGAAGACAGGTTGTAGAAATCGACGGTCTTGTTACGGAAGCAACTATCCAGATGGAAAGACTTGTTTCACGACTGGATGTCTATATGTTCAAAAGCAGAAGGCTGGAGAGCAAGGAGGTCATTGTAAAGTCGATCGAATTGGTCAACCAGATAATCAACACACGGGGTGAATATCAGAATACCATCATGGTTTCCCCCGTTAAGACAAAGAATGATCTCAGGGTGATCGATAGTAACAATGTATTGGGTATCATGCCGGAAGACCTGTCCGGTATCACTCCGGACAATGCGACGGAATCTTTTTACAGCTATCAAAATATCGCGGCTTCGGCTACTCCCGACTCGACAGTCACTCCTTACCTGTTGATAACAGCTGATATCGACGGAGAGACTCACCGGTATAAAGGATATATCACCGACGGCGGACAAACCATCGATAAATATAGCCTGAAACGTAATACGGTATATCGCATTATGGCAATGCTCGATAATCCGGATAATATGCTGATACTTAAAACAACGACTTTGCCCTGGACGAAATCTACATCACAGATCGGCCATGTGGTAAATGAGGGGGATTACAGCTTTGGTGCCAACAACACGGAAGCAACAACAGGTATTGTGCAATATCCCTACGTTCTGAACGGTGAATCGCAGAATAACACATCGTATGCCAGTTACAACTTCCAGCTGACCGCTCCGGCAGGGGCTATCTGGACAGCAACACTGACTAACGGTCTGGAATTCACATTCGGGACAGAAGGTTCTACCAATGGCAAACTGGCCATATCGAAAGGGATTGCCGGCAACAATACCTACGAGATCAAGGTGGGAGCTTCAAGGCCCTGGAACAGTACCATCAGAAAAGCCTATCTGTATATCACCGTAGAGGGGAAAAAGTTAAATATCAACCCGGTTCAGAGCAACGGACAACGGGCACTGCCAGGCGATAACGATACGGATGTTCTGATTACACAAACAGAATATAAATAA
- a CDS encoding FimB/Mfa2 family fimbrial subunit, giving the protein MKQMKYFSIMLLVALMTGCIKEDLDSCDTNLIFKYFGDGTKDIFPEKIEKVDLYVYSENGALVERIGLDQGDLRHNQGTPLNLPAGKYRVVCWGNTRNDTRIDQAMTINTALVAAPHYFTKELITTNDSLYIGSRDIDIYQDASSTDTVYFSSSHIKMYIELEGLEEVAQADGTSPIDIEIGNLSPTVNFAKTFSSENVSYRPVVRKEVNTSGYKSRFNVLRFNDKNSIYINLVSKETNKTIYTLNLKDFMQNNHISVDGINEVTVGIRFRFNGTSVTVQPWDEEVIKPGLG; this is encoded by the coding sequence ATGAAACAAATGAAATATTTCAGCATTATGCTATTGGTTGCCCTGATGACCGGTTGTATCAAAGAAGACCTGGATAGTTGCGACACGAATCTGATCTTCAAATACTTCGGAGACGGGACAAAGGATATATTCCCTGAAAAAATAGAAAAAGTGGATCTGTATGTATATAGCGAAAACGGAGCACTTGTAGAAAGAATCGGATTAGATCAGGGTGATTTAAGACATAACCAGGGAACTCCCCTCAACCTCCCGGCCGGCAAATACCGGGTCGTATGTTGGGGAAACACCCGAAACGATACCCGGATCGATCAGGCGATGACTATAAACACGGCTTTGGTTGCTGCCCCTCACTATTTTACAAAGGAATTGATCACCACTAATGATAGCCTGTACATAGGAAGCAGGGATATAGATATTTATCAGGATGCCTCAAGCACGGATACTGTTTATTTCAGTAGTTCACACATTAAAATGTATATTGAACTGGAAGGACTGGAAGAGGTTGCTCAGGCTGACGGTACGTCACCAATCGATATTGAGATCGGTAACCTGAGTCCCACGGTCAACTTTGCGAAAACATTCTCTTCGGAGAATGTTTCGTACAGGCCGGTCGTTCGGAAAGAAGTAAACACCTCCGGATATAAGTCAAGGTTCAACGTACTGCGGTTCAACGACAAAAACAGTATCTATATCAATTTAGTCAGTAAAGAGACGAATAAAACAATTTACACATTGAATCTGAAGGATTTCATGCAGAACAACCATATCTCGGTAGACGGGATCAATGAAGTGACGGTCGGAATCCGCTTCCGTTTCAATGGAACCTCGGTCACAGTTCAACCCTGGGATGAAGAGGTGATAAAACCGGGCCTCGGATAA
- a CDS encoding DUF3575 domain-containing protein produces the protein MRRGILIICIIYAFVSGMTAQVKENKNHLPAFAIKTNALYWATTTPNLGIEIGLSDKFTLDLSGNYNPWTFSDSKKLKHWLVQPELRYWTCERFNGHFFGLHAHYAEYNVGGIKMLGLEDHRYQGNLYGAGISYGYHWILSKRLSIEATIGVGYAYLDYDKYPCGECGTKIKDGHRNYFGPTKAGLSLIYILK, from the coding sequence ATGAGAAGAGGAATATTGATAATATGCATTATTTATGCATTTGTCAGCGGCATGACAGCACAAGTAAAAGAGAATAAGAACCATTTACCGGCTTTCGCTATTAAGACAAACGCATTATATTGGGCGACTACAACCCCGAACCTGGGGATTGAAATAGGACTATCCGATAAATTTACACTCGACCTGTCGGGAAACTACAATCCTTGGACATTTTCCGACAGCAAGAAACTCAAACACTGGCTGGTTCAACCCGAACTACGCTACTGGACTTGTGAACGATTTAACGGACACTTTTTCGGACTCCATGCACATTATGCCGAATACAACGTTGGCGGCATCAAAATGCTGGGATTAGAAGATCACCGTTATCAAGGCAACCTGTACGGCGCCGGAATTTCATACGGTTACCACTGGATACTAAGTAAACGATTAAGTATAGAGGCAACTATAGGCGTAGGCTATGCTTATCTGGATTATGATAAATATCCTTGTGGCGAATGTGGCACTAAAATCAAAGACGGTCACAGGAACTACTTCGGTCCAACCAAAGCAGGTTTGAGCCTCATCTACATCCTTAAATAG
- a CDS encoding sugar phosphate isomerase/epimerase family protein produces MARPVTLCTLQWGDLPLETVCEKAKAFGYDGLELGLPNHLDVRRTDQAYYDGIKKLLAKYDLKLFCISIHLISQAVCDNIDQRHKAVLPDCIWGDGEPEGVRQRAAEYMVQTARAAKALGIDVVAGFTGSPIWHWLYSFPPVTDQMIEDGYADFARRFIPIMDEYQELGVRYGLEVHPTEIAFDTYSARKALDALNNHPAFGFNYDPSHLGYQGVDYVDFINQFPDRIFHVHMKDVYWSDTPKQIGVFGGHSTFGDSRRYWNFRSMGRGKICFEEIIRALNDINYQGPLSVEWEDSAMDREHGARESCEFVKQVDFQPSGHAFDAFFEKK; encoded by the coding sequence ATGGCGCGTCCTGTAACATTATGTACCCTGCAATGGGGTGACTTACCTCTGGAAACAGTTTGTGAAAAAGCGAAGGCTTTCGGATATGACGGATTGGAACTGGGTTTACCCAATCATCTCGATGTTCGTCGTACGGATCAGGCTTATTATGACGGCATAAAAAAATTGCTGGCCAAATACGACCTGAAACTTTTCTGTATTTCCATCCATCTGATTAGCCAGGCAGTCTGTGATAATATCGATCAACGGCATAAAGCGGTACTTCCCGATTGTATCTGGGGAGACGGCGAGCCGGAAGGCGTACGTCAGCGTGCAGCGGAATATATGGTACAAACAGCCCGTGCAGCTAAAGCATTAGGTATTGATGTGGTTGCCGGATTTACGGGCAGTCCAATCTGGCATTGGCTTTACTCTTTTCCTCCCGTCACGGATCAGATGATTGAAGACGGTTATGCTGATTTTGCACGTCGTTTCATTCCGATCATGGATGAATATCAGGAGTTGGGCGTTCGCTATGGTCTGGAAGTTCATCCCACAGAAATAGCATTCGATACTTATTCTGCCCGTAAGGCACTCGATGCATTGAATAATCATCCTGCCTTTGGTTTCAACTACGATCCGAGCCACCTTGGATATCAGGGAGTAGATTATGTAGACTTTATCAATCAGTTCCCCGACCGTATTTTCCATGTACACATGAAAGATGTCTACTGGAGCGATACCCCGAAACAGATCGGTGTGTTCGGAGGACATTCCACTTTTGGAGATTCCCGCCGTTACTGGAATTTCCGTAGTATGGGACGTGGTAAGATCTGCTTTGAAGAAATAATCCGTGCCCTCAACGATATCAATTACCAGGGGCCGCTATCGGTAGAGTGGGAAGACAGTGCAATGGATCGTGAGCATGGTGCCCGCGAGTCGTGCGAGTTCGTAAAGCAGGTGGATTTCCAACCTTCAGGGCATGCGTTTGATGCATTCTTTGAGAAAAAGTAA
- a CDS encoding DUF6383 domain-containing protein produces the protein MYVDTAYVNRAHNNRWEYLLAVDAKHWEDNRECDIEGHPKHKADTTSGRFLVNLMDSAYVYGETHLHNNKFINEEDGEDWAKLGFVEGYHTHDTLYLKRPNGTYDKLPMDRKDYSHSIAKYAFRYVDQEKGSFVIETGRKAWHGGEAVSKVETGYLKWLNGVVVVVADIKNADVFNMNDDETRTPTANDGINASEVSVVATEGAVIINGAAGKKVTISNVLGQTIANTVLSSDNATIAAPQGVVVVAVEGEAAVKAIVK, from the coding sequence TTGTATGTCGATACAGCATATGTAAATCGTGCTCACAACAATCGTTGGGAATATCTGTTGGCTGTAGATGCTAAACATTGGGAAGATAACCGTGAATGTGATATCGAAGGTCATCCTAAACACAAAGCTGATACAACAAGTGGTCGCTTCTTGGTTAACCTGATGGATTCAGCTTATGTATATGGTGAAACTCACCTGCATAACAATAAATTCATCAACGAAGAAGATGGAGAAGATTGGGCTAAGTTAGGTTTTGTAGAAGGTTACCATACACACGATACATTATATCTGAAACGTCCGAATGGAACTTATGACAAACTGCCGATGGATCGTAAAGACTATTCTCATAGCATTGCTAAGTACGCATTCCGTTATGTAGATCAGGAAAAAGGCTCATTCGTTATCGAGACCGGACGTAAGGCTTGGCATGGTGGTGAAGCTGTATCAAAAGTAGAAACAGGCTATTTGAAATGGTTGAATGGCGTAGTTGTAGTTGTTGCAGATATCAAGAATGCTGATGTATTCAACATGAATGACGATGAAACTCGTACTCCAACAGCTAACGATGGAATCAATGCTTCTGAAGTATCTGTAGTTGCTACTGAAGGTGCAGTAATCATTAATGGTGCAGCTGGTAAGAAAGTTACTATCAGCAATGTTCTTGGTCAGACAATCGCTAACACAGTTCTTTCTTCTGACAACGCTACGATCGCTGCTCCTCAGGGTGTAGTTGTAGTAGCCGTAGAAGGCGAAGCAGCTGTCAAAGCAATCGTAAAATAA
- a CDS encoding diaminopimelate dehydrogenase: MKKIRAAIVGYGNIGKYVLEALEAAPDFEVAGVVRRNPNDVPDELKAYTVTDSITKLDKVDVAVLATPTRSVETYAKEILSLGINTVDSFDIHGGIVDLRRSLDAVAKAHNTVAVISAGWDPGSDSVVRALLEAMVPKGITYTNFGPGMSMGHTVAVKAIEGVKAALSMTIPMGTGVHRRMVYIEVKDGYDFKQVAAAIKADDYFAHDETHVMQVECVDNLLDMGHGVNLVRKGVSGKTQNQLVEFDMKINNPALTAQILVAVARASFKQQPGAYTMIELPVIDMICGEREDLIRRLV; the protein is encoded by the coding sequence ATGAAGAAAATTAGAGCCGCCATCGTTGGATATGGCAACATTGGAAAGTATGTGTTAGAGGCCCTGGAAGCTGCTCCCGATTTTGAAGTAGCAGGTGTTGTACGTCGTAATCCGAATGACGTACCGGACGAACTGAAAGCTTATACTGTGACTGACAGTATCACTAAGTTAGATAAAGTAGATGTTGCTGTTCTTGCAACTCCTACCCGTAGCGTAGAGACATACGCAAAAGAAATTCTTTCATTAGGCATCAATACGGTAGATAGCTTTGATATCCACGGAGGTATCGTAGACCTGCGCCGTTCGTTGGATGCTGTAGCCAAAGCACATAATACGGTTGCTGTTATTTCTGCCGGATGGGATCCGGGTAGCGACTCTGTTGTTCGCGCTTTATTGGAAGCAATGGTTCCGAAAGGAATTACTTATACAAACTTCGGCCCGGGTATGAGTATGGGACATACGGTTGCCGTAAAAGCGATCGAAGGTGTAAAAGCTGCTTTGTCGATGACAATCCCGATGGGTACAGGCGTTCATCGCCGTATGGTTTATATCGAAGTGAAAGACGGTTACGATTTCAAGCAGGTGGCTGCTGCTATCAAAGCCGACGATTATTTCGCACATGATGAAACGCATGTAATGCAGGTGGAATGTGTAGACAACCTGTTGGATATGGGACACGGTGTGAACCTGGTTCGCAAAGGTGTATCGGGCAAAACGCAGAACCAGTTGGTTGAATTCGATATGAAGATCAACAACCCGGCTCTTACGGCCCAGATTCTGGTAGCTGTTGCCCGTGCAAGTTTCAAACAGCAGCCGGGTGCTTACACTATGATCGAACTGCCGGTGATCGATATGATCTGCGGCGAAAGAGAAGACTTGATCAGACGACTAGTTTAA
- the lgt gene encoding prolipoprotein diacylglyceryl transferase, translating to MLDFITWTADPAIFSIGSREIRWYGLAFAIGFWIGYTIVSRMWKNEKLPPAWIDSLLIYTMVGTVVGARLGHCLFYDPGYYLANPIEIFKVWEGGLASHGGTLGIVIAIYFYSKRITHKSMLWTFDKLVVPTGLVAAMIRLGNLMNHEIYGHPTDLPWGFRFIENLHAWKMGAEPIFTVPSHPTQLYEALCYLVTFGICMWLYFIKKEWKREGLIFGVFMICVFGSRIFIEFLKNNQEAFEDNMMLNMGQWLSVPFVLAGCWFVWRALTRKPNNYEELKIKK from the coding sequence ATGCTCGACTTTATTACCTGGACGGCTGACCCCGCCATCTTTTCCATAGGTTCACGCGAAATACGCTGGTACGGACTTGCTTTTGCTATCGGTTTCTGGATTGGTTACACCATTGTGAGCCGTATGTGGAAAAATGAGAAACTTCCTCCTGCATGGATCGATTCCCTGCTTATTTATACCATGGTAGGAACTGTGGTCGGCGCCCGGTTAGGACACTGCCTCTTTTATGATCCCGGATATTATCTGGCCAATCCGATTGAGATTTTCAAGGTTTGGGAAGGAGGACTGGCAAGTCATGGCGGTACGTTAGGTATCGTTATTGCCATCTACTTTTATTCTAAACGCATTACGCATAAGAGTATGCTTTGGACATTCGACAAATTGGTTGTCCCTACCGGATTGGTTGCGGCTATGATCCGTCTGGGTAACCTGATGAACCATGAGATATACGGTCATCCGACCGATCTTCCCTGGGGATTCCGTTTTATCGAAAATCTGCATGCCTGGAAGATGGGAGCAGAGCCGATCTTTACGGTACCCAGTCATCCGACACAGTTATATGAGGCTTTATGCTATCTGGTTACCTTCGGGATCTGTATGTGGCTTTACTTCATAAAAAAAGAATGGAAGCGGGAAGGCCTTATTTTCGGAGTATTTATGATCTGTGTGTTCGGTTCGCGTATTTTTATCGAGTTCCTGAAGAATAACCAGGAAGCTTTCGAAGACAATATGATGTTGAATATGGGACAGTGGCTCAGTGTTCCTTTTGTTTTGGCCGGTTGTTGGTTTGTCTGGAGAGCATTGACAAGAAAGCCGAATAATTATGAGGAATTAAAAATAAAAAAGTAA